Proteins encoded within one genomic window of Eleutherodactylus coqui strain aEleCoq1 chromosome 1, aEleCoq1.hap1, whole genome shotgun sequence:
- the ZBTB39 gene encoding zinc finger and BTB domain-containing protein 39, with product MGMRIKLNSSDHPSNLLSELNKSRLSGILCDVNIVVGNRSFAAHKAVLGSAASYFQKLFSSTELDVARNYVVDFITAANFEKVLNFIYTSELFTDLINVGVIYEVAEKLGMEDLISACHATFPDLEGSSGQKYQCSVSSSEGHSSTSTEPNPVESRANRLDNPIPPPIDKSFSTPGDGTCTFKGEDQEANMNQAAQFPLPAKTEEQSTSARFQSSHCSVNTGFGPTSTCPSYKTQHNGDFNKTGYFPGDSSVSGNSKESAGGFEAMGDLHLDELEEEELQFDEAGDEDSGPSREIIELSDGSEDELLLFGQGESRSGKAMPCQVCKKVLEPNLQHIRQHAQEHVELRNGSCKVCQARFHDRGAMITHVLSHIGIFLFCCDMCEDKFFSQWQLTLHRGQEGVTSEHNIIVHPGTPLPGEVNTFVGAMGTELPCGACHRTMLRDFHSVRSHALEHLNTKNLSCGLCEQRHLTLCGLMWHVLSHMSVSVFSCSVCASSFLDRHLLEKHMTVHQSLDEALFRCHLCSQGFKSEVTYRQHLSQHRCGSIPADRPGFSEFSQLQTQASKREVPEDFSADEHSVTRQPVHSKYTCKVCGKCFSHTSEFNYHRRIHTGEKPYQCKVCHKFFRGRSTIKCHLKTHAGALMYRCTVCGHYSSTLNLMGEHIAVHRGNLPSDFTIDQTFMYTIHSKEIDKSADS from the coding sequence ATGGGTATGCGAATCAAACTAAACAGCAGCGACCATCCCAGCAACCTGCTAAGTGAGCTGAATAAATCTCGCTTGTCAGGGATACTTTGTGATGTTAATATTGTTGTTGGGAATCGGTCTTTTGCTGCTCATAAAGCTGTTCTTGGTTCTGCAGCGAGTTATTTTCAAAAATTGTTCTCAAGCACCGAGTTGGATGTTGCTCGAAATTATGTGGTGGACTTCATCACAGCAGCCAATTTTGAGAAAGTACTAAACTTTATCTACACTTCTGAGCTATTTACTGACCTTATTAACGTGGGAGTTATCTATGAAGTCGCAGAGAAGCTTGGCATGGAGGACTTAATAAGTGCCTGTCATGCTACATTTCCTGATCTTGAAGGCTCCTCGGGTCAGAAATATCAATGCTCTGTTTCCTCTAGCGAGGGACATTCTAGCACATCAACTGAACCCAATCCGGTAGAGTCTAGGGCCAACAGGCTGGATAATCCCATCCCTCCTCCGATAGACAAAAGTTTTAGCACACCAGGAGATGGAACCTGCACGTTCAAAGGAGAAGACCAAGAGGCTAACATGAACCAAGCAGCACAATTTCCACTACCTGCAAAAACTGAAGAACAAAGCACCTCGGCAAGgttccagtcctcccattgctCAGTGAACACTGGATTTGGTCCTACAAGTACTTGCCCTTCTTATAAAACTCAACACAACGGTGATTTTAACAAAACTGGTTACTTTCCTGGGGACTCGTCTGTTAGTGGGAATTCGAAGGAATCTGCTGGAGGGTTTGAAGCAATGGGAGACCTCCACCTTGATGAATTAGAAGAGGAAGAGTTACAATTTGATGAAGCGGGTGATGAAGACTCCGGGCCATCTAGGGAAATTATCGAGTTAAGCGATGGTAGTGAAGATGAGCTGTTACTATTTGGACAGGGAGAAAGTCGAAGCGGTAAAGCCATGCCATGCCAAGTGTGCAAGAAAGTGTTGGAACCTAACCTGCAACATATCCGCCAACATGCTCAGGAACACGTAGAGCTACGCAATGGTAGTTGCAAAGTCTGTCAGGCCCGGTTCCATGACCGGGGCGCTATGATAACTCATGTTTTATCGCACATTGGCATATTTCTTTTCTGTTGTGATATGTGTGAAGACAAATTTTTTAGCCAGTGGCAACTTACCCTTCACAGAGGACAAGAAGGGGTTACATCAGAACATAATATAATAGTTCATCCAGgtaccccgctcccaggggaGGTGAATACATTTGTTGGAGCAATGGGTACTGAGTTGCCATGCGGTGCATGTCATAGGACCATGTTGCGTGATTTTCATTCTGTGCGTTCTCATGCTTTGGAGCACCTTAACACCAAGAACTTGTCCTGTGGACTCTGTGAGCAGCGGCACTTAACACTTTGTGGTCTTATGTGGCATGTCTTATCTCACATGTCTGTATCTGTCTTCTCCTGTTCTGTGTGCGCCAGTAGCTTCCTCGATCGCCATTTACTCGAGAAACACATGACGGTCCACCAGAGTTTGGACGAAGCGTTATTTCGCTGTCATCTTTGCTCCCAAGGTTTCAAGTCTGAAGTAACTTACCGGCAGCACCTGAGTCAGCATCGTTGTGGTAGTATTCCGGCAGACCGTCCTGGATTTTCAGAGTTTTCTCAACTCCAAACTCAGGCGTCAAAGCGAGAGGTTCCAGAGGATTTCTCCGCAGACGAGCATTCGGTTACTAGACAACCAGTCCATAGCAAATATACATGTAAGGTTTGCGGAAAGTGCTTTTCTCACACCAGTGAATTTAATTACCACCGACGCATTCATACCGGGGAAAAGCCGTATCAGTGCAAAGTGTGTCACAAGTTCTTCCGAGGACGTTCTACCATCAAGTGCCACTTGAAGACGCATGCTGGGGCTCTAATGTACCGATGTACTGTGTGTGGACACTACAGCTCCACCTTGAACCTCATGGGTGAACACATTGCGGTACACCGAGGCAACTTGCCTTCAGACTTTACCATTGACCAAACGTTTATGTACACTATTCACTCCAAAGAAATAGACAAGAGTGCCGATAGCTGA